AGTGTAATGAGCATGCTACAGACAgagaaaatattcatatatgttcttagttttagaaaaaaaaatataattgaatagtatttgattttgaaaagaaaagatagtGATGTACAGTGTAATAATACTGACAATAGGTTGGTCAAAACTTTGAAGGACAAGTAGATACGTAGACGTAACTTTGGTGCCTTATGCATTAacctttattttcattcactgTTGCCTTCAACCCTAATTTCTGCATCACTTTTGAGGTGGTCCCTAACTTCTCAAACATGCAATCAGacacaaaagaaaaactcacAGCTTCAGACATTGAAATATAGACAAGTTTATGTTCTGTGAATGCTTAAGGAAGAAGACTTTCACTTtcttcaaattattaataaaagactcaGAGCCATTTTATAGTCAGATAGTGTATGAtgataagaaaataatcaattttataatgaatttcttACTActgaacttttgaaaatattactttcatttattccaatcatagtaaaataaaaaataactgtTATAATTATTGATATCATGTATCGCATTAGACTAATTGTAAcagtataataatattatcagttttttttttataattattttttgtaataaaactattatttcaaatcagtttaacaaattttataccAAATTTTCCTATCAGATCAATCTTGAAGTCAAGCTTTGGAATTGCGTTTGTGACTGATTGAACTGGCCAATTCCATGTGGCTCTTAGATATATGATTACGTAAGGagaaaatagtatatttaacGTTGTCtctttttgaatattattaGGCTTATTATATGATATAGTTTCTCTAATAAAGTGAATTTCTCTTGAAGGAGATAGATAAATAGAGTTATATCTACTCGAGTTTGTTTGTAAATATCAATCTCGCTATacttcaaattaaatcaattaaaatataataatgatttgtatttacaaaaaataaaataaaaatgtgtaaacaaCTTTACCTTCTCTTATTTTACTCATGTAATTTAGAGCGTAGTTGAAAGTGttcttatataaaattatcaaaatatagctatcatttaatttgttgttaaaaTTTACTAATACAGTTTTTTTTCaactgatttgaaaaaaaaaattatgattaaatttatgacattttttttttaaaagtgtttactgaagaaaattaaaaaaaaattaatattactaaaGAAGGAACTACAGCAACTTCTAATTAAGTgcatgtttgaatttatattaaacaatCCTCAATcacattgaaatataaaatgtgattttagaTAAATGAATAGATGAAAAATGGTTAATAGCATCTAACTAAGTAGTTCCAATGTATAGTTGgcttacatttttaataattggcagaatatatatatatatatatatatatatatatatatatatatatatatatatatatatatgggcaatgttaattaattatgccatttaattgaattttgtgaGAAATAATTCAAGTTCTCAGTTATAATTTTGACAATTAATTCTAGCATGCTATTCACTTATTTTTGCCACCTATTTGAAGTAGATAGGTTAACTGAATATATCATGAATGgacaaagttatatatatatttttaatacaatttgaatggaaatattatatatatgaatatgaatatgtGAATTAATGTATAACTCATTCTTCTCTCATGATTTTTAGTTATTTCTAATGTTTGATTCGGCCACTAGACAAGACATTCaaaattttagagaaaattaaacatataaaaacaaGAATCTGCAAGTAGCGACGAAGCTGGCAAATATATAGTAATAAATAGTTCATACATATATGATTGTAATAACAAAGTCTCAAAACAGTCTGAACcgaaataaacaaattttgagGTACTAAAACAAATCACACAGCTGAACTTGCATTTGAATCACAAAAGTCCAGAGTCATTCAAGCCATTGGAAATGTTGTACATTAACATGTTCCTGCTGCCGTAAGTGTCCCTTTCATCTTCTGTGGTTCCGTTGACAAATGTCGTGGAAGATGATGAATTCAAAGTACTTGGGCTGGAAGATGAAGTTGTTGACGATAACAGTGAACTCAAATTGAAATTTGGCATTCCCTCGTTGTTACACAGATTCTGATTTTCCAAGAGACTGTTGAATATAGAGTTGAACTTGGGTGAAGAGAAACACTGCATAGTTGATGATGATTGGGCAATTTGTAAGTCTGATATGTTGTCATAATGCCACAGATTTGGAAGGGTGTTTTGGTGGGTAAAAGAGGTAGCAACTGGAGAGATTTGATTCTCTAATTTACTTTTCATCAGTTGGTGATCCACGTTCAATGGATTATTAGACTTAGCAATGAGGTTTTCTTGAAGTGAAACCTGACGTTGATTTGGTTGGAAGGTTTGTAAGGTATCATCAAGTTGCATTTGGGTACATTGGGGCTGATTTTGCAAGAGTTGGTTATCattttggtggaaattattaTGATTCAATACATTATCAGGGTTGTTTCTGCTTTGACATGAGAGAAGAGTGGAGAGCAAACTTAGCAGCTGGCTGGAGTTTATCATTGATCTTCCCGAAAGAAAAGGGTAGTTAAATTGGGGTGATGAATTGAACAAAGATGTGTTGAGAATGGAGGCAAGTTGTAGAACATCAAGGCGTGGTGTGTGAGTCACAGGATCAATCCCCATCTTGAAAAGCTTTTTCTTGATGTGGGTGTTCCAATAATTCTTGATCTCATTATCTGTTCTTCCTGGCAAGTTAGCAGCAATTGTAGACCACCTGTGCAGGACAAAAATTTCCATTTagaaatcaataattaatttgcTGTGTTACAAAgagacaaaagaagaaaatattgtttgttATTGTATGCATCATTGACTTTGCATAGTTGTCTAGCTACTATTCTCTAActacaaaatgaattttaatggTTCACAGGGTTTAAAGTCCATGCATTAGTTGGCGATTCTGTATATCATACAAGTAAATTCAAAAAGggttcttttttaaaatacattgttAAAGTAGACTGAGGAAATATGCATGTAcgaacaaggaaaaaaaaaggttaggACGAAAAATAATGCAGGACTTTAATTCATCTCTTACTTGTTTCCCAAAACACTGTGTAACTGGATGatggcttcttcttcttcgaatGAGAATCTCCCTCTCTTTATATCAGGTCTCAAGTAGTTCGCCCAGCGAAGCCGACAACTCTTTCCACATCTTCGTAGTCCTTAcatatcatgaaaaaaaaatgcaaaaacttTATGTTAGTTTCATCTTTTTCTGGTGTGACACGGTTTAGATTTCCagcaatattttattaacagaTATATAACATAAGATTCATTTGAAGTTTGTTCGATAATTGTGTGAAGTAGAAAGTTTGACTTGCATAAAGCTGGTTAGAACTGCTAAAACTTAATTAGAATGGTCTTAACAAATAAAGTAATTAGTGTTACCTGCATTTTTGGGAAGGGTTCGCCATTTTCCATGTCCATGTTTTTGAATGTAATCGATGAGTTTCTGATCTTCCTCTGGGGTCCATGGACCCTTCTTGAGTCCATTTTTTTCAGTAGAGGACTTGGtcatgatgaagaagatggagCAATGACAGAAAATTGGCAACACGACTGTGATGATAAAGGGTTATCGTTTGTATCTGAAAatcag
This portion of the Vigna radiata var. radiata cultivar VC1973A unplaced genomic scaffold, Vradiata_ver6 scaffold_170, whole genome shotgun sequence genome encodes:
- the LOC106780303 gene encoding transcription factor MYB41 produces the protein MTKSSTEKNGLKKGPWTPEEDQKLIDYIQKHGHGKWRTLPKNAGLRRCGKSCRLRWANYLRPDIKRGRFSFEEEEAIIQLHSVLGNKWSTIAANLPGRTDNEIKNYWNTHIKKKLFKMGIDPVTHTPRLDVLQLASILNTSLFNSSPQFNYPFLSGRSMINSSQLLSLLSTLLSCQSRNNPDNVLNHNNFHQNDNQLLQNQPQCTQMQLDDTLQTFQPNQRQVSLQENLIAKSNNPLNVDHQLMKSKLENQISPVATSFTHQNTLPNLWHYDNISDLQIAQSSSTMQCFSSPKFNSIFNSLLENQNLCNNEGMPNFNLSSLLSSTTSSSSPSTLNSSSSTTFVNGTTEDERDTYGSRNMLMYNISNGLNDSGLL